The DNA window GTTGAGGAGATAAAAAGGGAACTGGAGCAAGAGACGCTTTCAGTTGGTGTCGATCTTGCAAGGACCCTCAGGGGCCTTCAGGAGCATTATGAGAAACTCGTGGAGGAGAACATCAGACTGAAGAGCTTAGGAAAAGAGAACGATGTCCTTAAGAAGCAGCTGATTGAGAAAGAAAGAGAAATTGAAGAGCTTAGGAAAAGACTTGCCCTAATGGAAGAGATGGCCAAGAAGGTCGAAACCCTTGCAGAGAAAGTAAACGCTTACGAGGCCAAACTAAAACAGATGAAGACCGTTGAAAAGCAGCTGTCTGAACTAACCGGGGCAAAGGATGTTTCTTCTGCTATTGAAATTCTGAAGAAAGAGTTCATCCCCCGCTCGAAAGTCGAGAGAACGCTAAAAGAAATCAAGGCTGCGGTAGCAGAGATCGATGTCCTAAAAGAAGAAAATGAGAGATTAAAACGGGAAAACGAGAAGCTGAAAGAGGCTCTCAAGACGCTCCTCCAGGAAATGAGCGAAAAGAGCAGTGAGAAGGCAACGCCAGAGGAGTCATTCCTTCTCGAGAAGGGTGAGTTCTGAGAGGCCCTCCTCAACCTTACGCTTTACGAGGGTGCTGTGATCGTCAAATTCCCTAAGCTTTTTAATAACCACCATGCGAAACTTCTTGTTCTTCTCCGCGAGCTTAACCAGCGTCTCAATGGTGCTGGCCCGCACGATCTCGTCCCTATCCCGCATAAGCTCAAAAAGCTTGGGAATAAATGGTGTTACATACCGCAATCCGTTTTCACTCAACGCCGAGATAAAGTTAAGGGCGGCAAGCTTGTCTTCAGGGTTTCTGGAGGTTAGAAGGCGGCCAATGTCCTTGAAGACCCCACCCAAGAGGGAAGGATTCGTCCTCATTATCTCCTCCAAGACGTAGGACATGTTAACTTTTATCTTTGGATCTCCAAGGCGGTAGTTGGCAAATATCACAGGCACTATTTTCTTGACTTCGTCGGGGTTTATCTTAGCTAGCAGCCCAAAAGTCCTTGCTATCTCTTGGGTTAAGGGAACAGA is part of the Thermococcus stetteri genome and encodes:
- a CDS encoding coiled-coil domain-containing protein, which translates into the protein MLGRTKKNKVDWEYIVQNHPEIIEELKSLHNWDEIKSIIPEVENTGAHYLISLQAIAAVIRELKIQRGQLGERIEVLTSKLDDLSTTQREQYNSIEKRLKELEDRITNLEQRTIFIDSIEAVIPRMNDLEERLEKLPVELYKRLEESYSKKLEEELQDMLAEKVEEIKRELEQETLSVGVDLARTLRGLQEHYEKLVEENIRLKSLGKENDVLKKQLIEKEREIEELRKRLALMEEMAKKVETLAEKVNAYEAKLKQMKTVEKQLSELTGAKDVSSAIEILKKEFIPRSKVERTLKEIKAAVAEIDVLKEENERLKRENEKLKEALKTLLQEMSEKSSEKATPEESFLLEKGEF
- a CDS encoding PH0542 domain-containing protein, with product MEEELDLREALATGERMQEIVTKAVVDRDFLREIIKLLDDDLWTVQKNALRVVSEVIEDIPELQSAIITKLMIMVRRSESVPLTQEIARTFGLLAKINPDEVKKIVPVIFANYRLGDPKIKVNMSYVLEEIMRTNPSLLGGVFKDIGRLLTSRNPEDKLAALNFISALSENGLRYVTPFIPKLFELMRDRDEIVRASTIETLVKLAEKNKKFRMVVIKKLREFDDHSTLVKRKVEEGLSELTLLEKE